A genomic window from Cloacibacillus evryensis DSM 19522 includes:
- a CDS encoding PilW family protein has translation MKRYIKLRGFTLVEMLIGIVMMAIVIGGITFGINAGLKIYTRADAESEILSGMRWTLRGYNTEVSPLLANAVSIDIRSRDAAYLNTIKDLSIDNNEYYLYMDPSANALRFKTSSEDAILAGSEYLEELLFYIFKTDDYLLKMGITTRHPEFRDLKLHVDVNQGLYNKPKKDGDSASDITDKNMYTGNVIHFWVPSNDGIEASLDIVSDSTKRILNYASVDKDIVLLASYDLSVSGHNFSTGTSGDKSVIEWYISASSSDSAPRYAISGSSGDITLDTEQKKNDYKFKVTSGDSAVTWGMFGVIRYKLIPTVESDGVTYTGKEQWSPWVELTMKENIDGSAEGLTSDIFKRGDELENNNVQGEQTFNTTTGILTNTRHDEQTQIKTKLASSTENGEKYLTLTPQGGKAAQKWTSDLAIDLITTIKSKDLYFNRFGKNVPNFTTPTNYSVVVDAEIADADAYGLFLSGAVKYQNNPNNVKNAENSGYLFHYGWYGDPTYQNRLKMRLISGMADNTNKPGDHLSDISAEIGYDSNYSLDKHYHWTPSYLQNNSFTSSETKEFWHSRRRVIYTILEYYDNIEKATAPRYIVRARYLKQPDEILSSLSLEERYRVKKLDPWYTGRLFFDSEPAWWGGYMGMAPEKTNDPLVVKYKIMNYTEYAGKYWETLKVFDTEEKTRYPLRCSESVTAILTARSMDIIADVDKFNLNNIDIFKSRTRGRFLGINVWVNDIGNIKDIGMKLFEFNLAPGFSKAELKAIMPKGAKMYELSDLVGSDWQSNYPWLNSGNQNMNSALFSGASSNGDGNGSIYTKRGSGIMGLQHIPSDSCECPLCLRQAGKEY, from the coding sequence ATGAAGCGTTACATAAAGCTGAGGGGATTTACCCTCGTAGAGATGCTTATCGGGATCGTGATGATGGCGATAGTTATCGGCGGGATAACCTTCGGCATCAATGCGGGTCTTAAAATATATACGCGCGCCGACGCAGAAAGTGAGATCCTGAGCGGCATGAGGTGGACGCTAAGGGGTTACAATACCGAAGTCTCGCCTCTGCTCGCGAACGCCGTATCGATAGATATCCGCTCGCGCGACGCGGCCTATCTCAATACGATAAAAGACCTTAGTATCGACAACAACGAGTATTACCTCTACATGGACCCTTCCGCAAATGCTCTGCGTTTTAAAACCAGCTCCGAGGACGCCATACTTGCCGGTTCTGAATATCTGGAAGAGTTGCTTTTTTATATATTCAAAACAGATGATTATCTACTGAAAATGGGAATTACGACGCGCCATCCCGAATTTCGAGACTTGAAACTGCATGTCGACGTAAACCAGGGGCTTTATAACAAGCCTAAAAAGGACGGAGACAGCGCGAGCGATATAACTGACAAAAACATGTATACCGGGAACGTGATTCATTTCTGGGTACCCAGTAACGACGGGATAGAGGCCTCGTTGGATATCGTAAGCGACAGTACGAAAAGAATATTGAATTATGCGAGCGTTGACAAAGACATCGTCCTGCTGGCGAGCTACGACCTTTCGGTTTCCGGACATAACTTCTCGACCGGGACCTCTGGCGACAAATCTGTGATCGAGTGGTACATTTCGGCATCGTCCTCCGATTCTGCGCCCAGATATGCGATATCCGGCAGCAGCGGCGACATCACTCTGGATACGGAACAGAAAAAGAACGATTACAAATTCAAGGTAACCTCCGGGGATTCCGCTGTGACATGGGGAATGTTCGGCGTTATACGCTACAAGCTGATCCCAACCGTGGAATCGGACGGAGTGACGTACACGGGGAAAGAACAATGGAGCCCTTGGGTGGAACTGACGATGAAGGAAAACATTGATGGCAGCGCAGAAGGATTAACAAGCGACATATTTAAGCGCGGAGACGAATTAGAAAATAATAACGTCCAGGGAGAGCAAACCTTTAACACAACAACAGGGATATTGACCAATACAAGGCATGACGAGCAGACACAAATAAAAACCAAACTGGCGTCCTCGACGGAAAATGGGGAGAAGTACCTTACTTTGACGCCTCAAGGGGGAAAAGCCGCCCAAAAATGGACTTCGGATTTGGCCATTGATTTAATAACGACTATCAAAAGCAAGGATCTGTATTTTAACAGGTTTGGGAAAAATGTACCGAATTTCACTACACCGACCAACTACTCTGTCGTCGTAGACGCGGAGATAGCAGACGCCGACGCCTACGGGCTTTTCCTCAGCGGCGCCGTCAAATACCAAAATAACCCCAATAATGTCAAAAACGCAGAGAACTCCGGATATCTATTCCATTATGGATGGTATGGAGATCCTACATACCAAAACCGTTTAAAAATGCGCCTAATCTCTGGTATGGCAGATAATACCAATAAACCCGGAGATCACCTTAGCGATATCTCAGCAGAAATAGGCTATGATAGCAATTATTCATTAGATAAGCATTACCATTGGACGCCTAGTTATCTTCAGAACAACTCATTTACGTCATCGGAGACGAAAGAGTTCTGGCATTCTCGTCGAAGAGTAATATATACGATTCTGGAATATTATGACAATATCGAAAAAGCAACGGCCCCACGCTATATTGTCCGTGCCAGATATCTGAAGCAGCCTGATGAGATTCTCTCATCGCTATCTCTTGAAGAACGATATCGCGTCAAGAAGCTTGATCCATGGTACACAGGGAGACTCTTTTTCGACTCAGAACCGGCATGGTGGGGCGGATATATGGGGATGGCTCCGGAAAAGACTAATGACCCCCTCGTTGTAAAATACAAGATAATGAACTACACGGAATACGCTGGGAAATACTGGGAAACGCTCAAAGTTTTTGATACTGAAGAGAAGACAAGATACCCATTAAGATGCTCAGAGAGTGTAACAGCAATTCTTACAGCAAGGTCCATGGATATCATAGCGGATGTTGATAAATTCAATCTGAATAATATAGACATTTTTAAGTCCCGTACAAGAGGACGGTTCCTTGGCATCAATGTCTGGGTCAATGATATAGGCAACATCAAAGACATCGGCATGAAACTCTTCGAGTTCAACCTAGCTCCCGGTTTTTCAAAAGCGGAACTTAAAGCGATCATGCCAAAAGGCGCTAAGATGTACGAACTCAGCGATCTGGTCGGCAGCGACTGGCAATCAAATTATCCATGGCTAAACAGTGGCAATCAAAATATGAACAGCGCATTATTCAGCGGTGCCTCTTCAAACGGAGACGGCAATGGCAGCATATACACAAAAAGAGGCTCCGGCATTATGGGACTGCAGCACATACCCAGTGATTCATGCGAATGCCCATTGTGCCTAAGGCAGGCCGGAAAAGAGTATTAA
- a CDS encoding prepilin-type N-terminal cleavage/methylation domain-containing protein gives MRKKAFTLAEILIVIVIIGVLAAIAMPSLTGSTESAKEAACNGEMEKIKNAISLEEFGRNANFAETVEKIMKEAPKAKKGQVGDDLAYYSGLCQDDGIYLITRGNMSASVRCTKHGGTVATVPVTANNIIAELDRMTNTLNNAANKYFSSRNPKFENGVAQTTLDKNGKNFAPDVNSILENLFGSDVNLGTWRIELTSKESPFGYNYFYTASDITKMNVGEMVDVSAVITKNFTDNENTYSEGTYTGQASVETKSVDNETVYYLKPIYSSLK, from the coding sequence ATGAGGAAAAAGGCTTTCACTCTGGCAGAAATATTGATCGTCATCGTCATCATCGGCGTACTGGCGGCCATTGCCATGCCGTCGCTCACCGGTTCCACGGAGAGCGCGAAAGAGGCGGCGTGCAACGGAGAGATGGAAAAAATAAAAAATGCCATTTCGCTTGAAGAATTTGGCAGAAACGCGAACTTCGCCGAAACGGTCGAGAAAATAATGAAGGAAGCACCCAAAGCGAAAAAAGGGCAGGTCGGAGACGATTTGGCTTATTATTCCGGCCTTTGTCAGGATGATGGTATATATTTGATAACACGCGGTAATATGAGCGCAAGCGTAAGGTGTACGAAGCATGGAGGAACCGTTGCGACAGTTCCTGTTACAGCAAATAATATTATCGCTGAACTCGATAGAATGACAAATACTCTAAATAATGCTGCAAACAAATACTTTTCAAGTCGAAACCCTAAATTTGAAAATGGCGTTGCGCAAACAACGCTCGATAAGAACGGCAAGAACTTTGCGCCTGACGTAAATAGTATCCTTGAGAACTTGTTCGGTTCAGATGTTAATTTGGGAACATGGCGGATTGAATTGACATCAAAAGAATCGCCGTTCGGATATAATTATTTTTACACGGCCTCGGATATTACAAAAATGAACGTAGGCGAGATGGTCGACGTGTCCGCCGTCATCACGAAAAATTTTACGGACAATGAGAATACATATTCAGAAGGGACTTATACTGGGCAGGCAAGCGTTGAAACGAAATCTGTTGATAATGAAACGGTATATTACCTTAAGCCAATTTATTCATCTCTGAAATAA